Proteins from one Mycolicibacter virginiensis genomic window:
- a CDS encoding Rieske 2Fe-2S domain-containing protein produces the protein MPKQSNTTALAGHLTEGLERSSALDGPAQLLAARVRRLTGQGKLKDLISGTSLGHPAHPPLTDLVIGAFLSALLLDVLAPRAGAAAANRLTAVGIAAFAPTAVTGISDWADTELSDEASRRVGLVHAGANSGALLMYGASLANRLRGRRLAATLLGLGGAITLSFGGYLGGHLAYTRGVGVNQTVFDPGPDGWTPVLDSTELADGQLHSADVDGTPVLLVRYAGQVLAIHDRCGHRGCLLSKGELDGTVVTCSCHGSRFDMCDGTLLRGPATGGQPALRCREVGGRIEVRRLDPQ, from the coding sequence ATGCCGAAGCAATCGAACACCACGGCATTGGCCGGCCACTTGACTGAAGGCCTGGAGCGCTCGAGTGCCTTGGACGGGCCGGCGCAGTTGCTCGCCGCTCGGGTGCGCCGGTTGACCGGGCAGGGCAAGCTCAAAGACCTCATCAGCGGAACCAGCCTGGGGCATCCGGCGCATCCGCCGCTGACCGATCTGGTCATCGGTGCCTTCTTGTCGGCATTACTGCTGGACGTGCTGGCTCCGCGTGCCGGTGCGGCCGCGGCCAACCGCCTGACTGCGGTCGGCATCGCCGCGTTCGCCCCGACAGCCGTCACCGGTATCAGCGACTGGGCGGACACCGAGCTGTCCGATGAAGCGTCCCGGCGGGTCGGCCTGGTGCATGCCGGGGCTAACTCGGGTGCATTGCTGATGTACGGCGCGTCGTTGGCGAACCGGCTTCGGGGCCGGCGGTTGGCTGCGACACTGCTCGGTCTCGGCGGCGCCATCACGCTGAGTTTTGGCGGCTACCTCGGTGGCCACCTGGCTTATACCCGCGGTGTAGGAGTCAACCAGACCGTCTTCGACCCCGGCCCTGACGGCTGGACTCCGGTGCTCGACAGCACCGAACTGGCTGACGGGCAACTTCATTCGGCGGATGTCGATGGCACACCGGTGCTGCTGGTTCGCTACGCCGGGCAGGTGTTGGCCATCCACGACCGCTGCGGACACCGCGGCTGTCTGTTGAGCAAGGGGGAACTCGACGGAACCGTGGTGACCTGTTCATGCCACGGCTCACGGTTCGACATGTGCGACGGGACGCTGCTGCGTGGGCCGGCCACCGGCGGTCAACCGGCGCTGCGGTGTCGCGAGGTCGGTGGTCGCATCGAAGTGCGCAGGTTAGACCCCCAATGA
- a CDS encoding DUF1360 domain-containing protein, whose translation MAQSTGAGSTIADAAKREADAYRGDNPRPLGGYVMVLLVYGGLVAAVTVAAAATGRRLPQGWRTADLLTVTLGTHKLSRTLTKDAVTSPLRAPFAHYAGTGGPAEVMEETRHSSALRHSLGELLTCPFCLDMWVVTAFAAGLVLAPRPTRLVAGTFSALAGADFLQLVYAKAQQMAQQ comes from the coding sequence ATGGCTCAATCGACCGGGGCCGGCAGCACTATCGCGGACGCGGCCAAGCGGGAAGCCGACGCGTACCGCGGCGACAACCCGCGTCCGCTGGGGGGCTACGTGATGGTGCTGCTGGTCTACGGCGGGTTGGTCGCGGCGGTAACCGTGGCCGCCGCGGCCACCGGTCGCCGTCTGCCGCAAGGCTGGAGAACGGCAGACCTGCTGACGGTGACTCTCGGTACCCACAAACTGTCCAGAACTTTGACAAAGGACGCGGTGACCAGCCCGCTGCGCGCGCCGTTTGCCCACTACGCGGGCACCGGCGGCCCCGCAGAGGTGATGGAGGAGACCAGGCACTCGAGCGCGTTGCGTCACAGCTTGGGGGAGCTGTTGACGTGTCCTTTCTGTCTGGACATGTGGGTGGTCACCGCGTTCGCCGCCGGGCTGGTACTGGCCCCGAGGCCGACCCGGCTGGTCGCGGGTACGTTCAGCGCGCTCGCGGGCGCTGATTTCCTGCAGCTGGTCTACGCGAAAGCCCAGCAGATGGCCCAGCAGTGA